Genomic segment of Streptococcus pneumoniae:
TGACTCGATTGCACCCATCTTACAGGGAGCGGTTCCCAATGAGCCGATTTTACTGCTCGATATTGGTGCTGGGGCTGGCTTTCCGAGTCTGCCTATGAAAATCATCTATCCAGCTCTTCAAGTCACCATCATCGACTCGCTTAATAAACGGATTCAATTTCTCCATTTGTTAGCAGAAGAGCTAGGCTTGACTGATGTGCATTTCTACCACGGACGTGCGGAAGATTTTGCGCAAGACAAAGCTTTTCGTGCTCAATTCGATATTGTGACTGCAAGGGCTGTGGCTCGGATGCAGGTCCTTTCTGAATTGACCATTCCTTTCCTAAAGGTTGGTGGCAAACTCCTTGCGCTCAAAGCCAGCAATGCGCTAGAAGAGCTAGACGAAGCTAAGAACGCTCTCCAAGTCCTCTTTAGCAAAGTCACAGACAACCAAGAATACCAGCTGCCAAACGGCGACCCTCGCTTTATGACCAGTGTCGAAAAGAAAAAGGAAACGCCCAATAAATACCCTCGCAAAGCTGGACTCCCCAACAAACGTCCTTTATAAGAACACTAAAAACGGCTTTCTAAACTAAGAGAGCCGTTTTTTCTATCTTGTTATAACCAAGGATTATAAAAGCGCCCACGATTGACCCAAAACAGAGCTAGACTAAGCACCATACCAAGCACTGCTCCTGCAATTACGAGATAATCCTTAGCTGTCAGGGCTTGGTAAGTGTACCAAGTCCGTTTTTTGTATTTACCAAAGCGTCTTAACTCCATGGCAGTTGCAATGCTATCAATCCGCTCTAAGGAGCTAAAAATCAAAGGAATAATGATTTTCAAATTTCCCTTGACTCGCTTACCTAAACTGGCTTTTTTTGAAAGTTCCAAACCACGCGCTTCCTGCGACATCTTAATCACATAAAATTCCTCTTGCAAATCAGGAATATAGCGCAAAGTCAAGCTGACCGAATAGGCGATTTTATAGGGAATCCCGATTTGATTGAGACTGGAAGCAAATTGACTGGGGTGAGTCGTCATCAAGAAAATCAAGGCTAGGGGAATCGTACAGAAATACTTGAGCAACAAATTACACAAATAAAATACTTCCTGTGCCGTGAGATTGTACTGTCCAAAACCTTCCAACCAAACCGTCTTTGCCCCGTAAATCTCCACCCCATACTGCGGCGCAAAAAGATAGACCATCAAGACATTAAGCAGCGCAAACATGCCTGCAAAGAGCAAGACGAAAGATACTTGCTTGATACGAATGTGTGACAAGCGAAAAAGAAGAAGAGAACCTAGAGCAACAGTCAGCAAAAACCTCGTATCATAGCTAATCATCGCTGCCGTAGAGACCAAGACAAAAAAGAGCAATTTACTGCCGCCAGATAGGGCGTGTAAAAAACTATTTCCTGCATGATATCCAACCAACTTTTGTTGTTCAAGCATAGCTCCCCTCCTTCTCTCTCTTATAAAACTCCGTCAACTGCAAAGGGCTTACCCCCAAACGATTCGCCAAGGCAAAGATCGACGTCTCTTTCAAATTCGCCTTTTCAAGCAAGTCTTTATCTGTCAAGACCTCCACAGGTGCACGGTCCGCTAGGATCTCACCATCAACCAAGACTAGCGCACGATCCGCATAATCAAGCATTAACTGCATATCATGAGTAATCATCATAATTGTATGCCCTTTTTGGTGGAGACTTTCTAAAAAGTCCATGATTTCAGTATAGTTTCGCTGATCTTGCCCAGCAGTTGGCTCATCCAGCAAGATAACTTCTGGATTTAAGACCAAGATGGCTGCAATGGTCACTCGTTTCTTTTGCCCAAAGGATAGGGCTGAAATCGGCCATTTCCGAAATTCATAAAGCCCACATGTCTTTAGAGCCTCATGCACGCGCGTCTCAATCTCGCTTTCTGCTACACCCCGTAAACGAAGACCTAGCGCCACTTCATCAAAAATCATGGTTTCAGAAATCATTTGATTCGGATTTTGTAGAACATAGCCAATCCTCTCCGCTCGCTCCTTAATCGAATCTCCCTTGATATCCTCTCCATTCCAGAGATAGGTTCCAGCCGTTTCGATAAAATTACAAAGGGCTTTTGCAAATGTAGATTTCCCAGCACCGTTTTTTCCGACAATCGCAATCATCTCTCCGCGGTCAATCTCAAGATTCAAACCTTTTAAGATTTCTTTTTCACCGTAGCCAAAATGAAGATCTTTTACGGCTAATAGGGGAGCTTTCTGCTCTACATTACTCGCTTGTATTTCCTGATTATCAAAGGTCAATCCTGCAAGGTCTAGCTGAGATAGATCTGACAAATGATCCGCCTTTTCCACCTCATAGCCCAACTGACGCAGAGTCGTCACATACAAAGGCTCCCGAATCCCAGTATCGAGCAACAGGTTCGTTTTTAAAAGCTCATCAGGATGACCATTAAAGAGAATCTGCCCATCTTCCATCAAAATAATCCGATCCACTGATCGGTACAAGACATCTTCTAGCCGATGTTCGATGATGATAATGGTCTGATCATCACGATGAAGCTGATCAATCAAGTCAATCGTATCCTGCCCAGACTTGGGGTCGAGATTTGCCAAGGGCTCATCAAAAAGCAAAATCGGACTTTCATCAATCAAAACACCTGCTAAGCTGACCCGCTGTTTCTGCCCACCAGACAAGTCTTGTGGACGGTGGGATAGTAAGCTTGTTAAATCAAGCTTCTCTGCCCATTTGGCTACACTTTGCTTCATCTCATCTTGTGCCACCAAGTCATTTTCCAGGGCAAATGCCAAATCCTCAGCCACACTTAAGCCGATAAACTGACCATCTGTATCCTGTAAGACCGTGCTGACCAAGGTAGACTTGTCATA
This window contains:
- the rsmG gene encoding 16S rRNA (guanine(527)-N(7))-methyltransferase RsmG, whose product is MTPQEFYDALKKQGITLSEHQKAQFERYFELLVEWNEKINLTAITEKKEVYLKHFYDSIAPILQGAVPNEPILLLDIGAGAGFPSLPMKIIYPALQVTIIDSLNKRIQFLHLLAEELGLTDVHFYHGRAEDFAQDKAFRAQFDIVTARAVARMQVLSELTIPFLKVGGKLLALKASNALEELDEAKNALQVLFSKVTDNQEYQLPNGDPRFMTSVEKKKETPNKYPRKAGLPNKRPL
- a CDS encoding energy-coupling factor transporter transmembrane component T, coding for MLEQQKLVGYHAGNSFLHALSGGSKLLFFVLVSTAAMISYDTRFLLTVALGSLLLFRLSHIRIKQVSFVLLFAGMFALLNVLMVYLFAPQYGVEIYGAKTVWLEGFGQYNLTAQEVFYLCNLLLKYFCTIPLALIFLMTTHPSQFASSLNQIGIPYKIAYSVSLTLRYIPDLQEEFYVIKMSQEARGLELSKKASLGKRVKGNLKIIIPLIFSSLERIDSIATAMELRRFGKYKKRTWYTYQALTAKDYLVIAGAVLGMVLSLALFWVNRGRFYNPWL
- a CDS encoding ABC transporter ATP-binding protein; translated protein: MKPAVIEFKDFSFQYQAQSAPTLKDINLTIYQGEKVLIVGPSGSGKSTLGQCLNGIIPNIFQGKVSGEYVIKGNPAYEMSIYDKSTLVSTVLQDTDGQFIGLSVAEDLAFALENDLVAQDEMKQSVAKWAEKLDLTSLLSHRPQDLSGGQKQRVSLAGVLIDESPILLFDEPLANLDPKSGQDTIDLIDQLHRDDQTIIIIEHRLEDVLYRSVDRIILMEDGQILFNGHPDELLKTNLLLDTGIREPLYVTTLRQLGYEVEKADHLSDLSQLDLAGLTFDNQEIQASNVEQKAPLLAVKDLHFGYGEKEILKGLNLEIDRGEMIAIVGKNGAGKSTFAKALCNFIETAGTYLWNGEDIKGDSIKERAERIGYVLQNPNQMISETMIFDEVALGLRLRGVAESEIETRVHEALKTCGLYEFRKWPISALSFGQKKRVTIAAILVLNPEVILLDEPTAGQDQRNYTEIMDFLESLHQKGHTIMMITHDMQLMLDYADRALVLVDGEILADRAPVEVLTDKDLLEKANLKETSIFALANRLGVSPLQLTEFYKREKEGSYA